A part of Penaeus vannamei isolate JL-2024 chromosome 1, ASM4276789v1, whole genome shotgun sequence genomic DNA contains:
- the LOC113804382 gene encoding rRNA methyltransferase 1, mitochondrial-like: MFLCDRIHFKYCFWMSNSVLRGIVRRASNKSLPLFPHNFRYGFHEVKIEEKPRILSPVSGTDKLQDYIRNEVPEISWHSSYGRSEGSPKHEPCSSKMIKNQTDKVKFRSRKGGDWSKKHLHHKERKKGQNKIFKDDIIYGIHPVYLAVCTQRRKIYKLYYRKGIEANNSKINEILDLCHQRNVEIIGLEPSQFGKYLKSDKVHQGIYCKASRLLIEKLEEEEIQASSMINRTVEGFELGERKRTSLLWLYLDQIQDPMNFGAILRSAYYFGVDRIITSNEHSCQITGNVSKASAGVAELLTVYEVEDASKFFGFLRKSNWNLLSTAASSTMSMPIKDFEAKENTLLVIGNEGRGVSPHLASLCTNVVSVQANRELQPGVDSLNVSVAAAIILHSLRNKLDCV, translated from the exons ATAGTGTGCTCCGAGGTATTGTTCGAAGAGCAAGTAACAAATCCTTGCCACTGTTTCCACATAATTTCCGGTATGGGTTTCATGAAGTTAAGATTGAAGAAAAACCTAGAATTCTTTCTCCAGTTAGTGGAACAGACAAACTACAAGATTACATAAGAAATGAAGTGCCTGAGATCAGCTGGCATAGCAGTTATGGGAGATCAGAAGGAAGCCCTAAACATGAGCCATGCAGTAGCAAGATGATTAAAAATCAAACAGATAAAGTAAAGTTTagaagtaggaaaggaggagacTGGTCTAAAAAGCATTTAcaccataaagaaagaaaaaaaggtcaaaataAGATATTTAAAGATGACATTATATATGGAATACACCCAGTTTACCTTGCTGTATGCACCCAACGCCGAAAGATTTACAAACTATATTACAGAAAAGGTATAGAAGCAAATAACAGTAAAATTAATGAAATTCTAGACCTGTGCCACCAAAGAAATGTTGAAATTATTGGATTAGAACCATCACAATTTGGAAAATACCTAAAGAGTGATAAAGTACATCAAGGCATTTATTGCAAAGCTAGTCGTCTTTTGATAGAGAAGCTTGAAGAAGAAGAGATCCAGGCCTCCAGTATGATAAATAGAACTGTTGAGGGTTTTGAattaggggaaagaaaaagaacatcacTTTTATGGCTTTATCTTGACCAAATTCAGGATCCCATGAACTTTGGAGCTATCTTAAGATCAGCTTACTACTTTGGGGTTGATAGAATAATAACATCTAATGAACACAG ttgtCAGATTACTGGGAATGTTAGTAAGGCGAGTGCTGGAGTGGCAGAATTGCTGACTGTTTATGAAGTGGAGGATGCTTCAAAATTTTTTGGTTTCCTTCGTAAATCAAACTGGAATCTGCTGTCAACAGCTGCTAGTTCTACCATGTCTATGCCCATCAAAGATTTTGAGGCAAAGGAAAATACTTTGTTAGTTATTG GTAATGAGGGAAGAGGCGTTTCTCCACACTTGGCAAGCCTCTGCACAAATGTGGTGTCTGTACAGGCAAATAGGGAACTGCAGCCTGGCGTGGATTCCCTCAATGTATCTGTTGCAGCTGCCATTATCCTTCATTCACTCAGGAATAAGTTGGATTGTGTGTGA